From one Melospiza melodia melodia isolate bMelMel2 chromosome 4, bMelMel2.pri, whole genome shotgun sequence genomic stretch:
- the SNU13 gene encoding NHP2-like protein 1: protein MSEAEVNPKAYPLADAQLTKTLLDLVQQSCNYKQLRKGANEATKTLNRGIAEFIVMAADAEPLEIILHLPLLCEDKNVPYVFVRSKQALGRACGVSRPVIACSITIKEGSQLKPQIQSVQQAIERLLV from the exons ATG AGTGAGGCAGAAGTGAATCCCAAAGCTTACCCGCTGGCTGATGCACAGCTCACCAAAACGCTGCTGGACCTTGTGCAGCAATCCTGCAACTATAAGCAGCTACGCAAGGGAGCCAATGAAG CCACCAAAACACTGAACAGAGGGATAGCAGAGTTCATTGTGATGGCAGCAGATGCAGAGCCCTTGGAGATCATCCTGCACCTCCCTCTTCTGTGCGAGGACAAGAACGTCCCGTACGTGTTCGTGCGCTCCAAGCAAGCCCTGGGCCGCGCGTGCGGCGTTTCCCGGCCCGTCATCGCCTGCTCCATCACCATCAAGGAGGGCTCACAGCTAAAGCCTCAGATCCAGTCTGTACAGCAAGCCATAGAAAGACTCTTGGTCTAA